GGAGACTTAAAGCCGTGGGCATAGTTGGCTTTTAGCCTCAGGTCTGGAAGAAGGCTGTAGGTCAGTCCAACCCTTGGTGATAGGTCACTCTCAAACTTGTCGCTGTCGTCGTATCTAAGTCCAGCTACTAGGAAAAGCCTGTCGGATATAAACCATTCATCCTGCACATAGAGGGCATAGTAGTCTATATCTACCTTATACTTTGCCTGAGTTATGCCTTCCCTTGTTACCGTTCCCTTAAAGGAGCCCGACCTTATCCTGGTGGTTTCAAAGCTCTCTCTCCTGCCCTCACCACCCACCGTAAACCTGTGCCTTTCAAAAAGGTCCTTTGAAAGATAACCCTCTATCACATAGGTTCTTCTGTCCGCTATGTCAAACTGCAGAAGCCTGTTGTTATCTTCCCTCCTCTGCTCAAAATCCTTGTCATAGATAGAGGCATAACCCCTCAAAAAGAGCCTCCAGTCCCGTCGGTTGAGGTCAAGCCCCAGAGAAAGGTTCTGCCTTTTGTTATCGTTTATTGACCTTCTGTAGTGCGTGGTATGAAAGGTTGTGGTTATGTCCCTGTGCGTAAGGTAGTCGTAGTCAAACCTTAGCTTACTCTTTGCGCTCTTGTCAAGGTAGTAAAAGGCGCTTATACCAAAGCTCTTGAGGTCTCTGTCATCTGCAAGGGTTGTCCTGTTAGGAAGCCTGTAGGGTTCTGCCTGCGTAAGCCTTCCAAAAACTCCAAGGTTGAAGTTTCCAAACCTTCCCGTATAGGCATAAAAAGACAGGTTTTTCTCCTCCGGATTTCCGCCGGAGGAATACATGCCATACTTGGTGGAAAAGCTAAACTCTGGTTTTAGCGGTTCTCTAGTTATTATGTTTATCACACCACCCAGGGCATCCGTTCCGTAGAGAACACTCGCCGGACCCTTTACTATCTCCACCCTCTCAACCCTGTCCAGGGTAATCCTGTCTATTTCAAAGTCCCTGTCTACTTCACCGGTAAGCCTTCTACCATCTATCAAAACCAACACCTTGTCTGCGTCAAAACCCCTTATACTCAAAAAGCTCCTTCCCCTTGACCTGAGAGTAAATAGACTGCTGTCAAAGAGAAAAAGGTCTCTGAGGTTTTCTCTAACGCTGAACCTATGCAAGTCCTCTCTTTTGAGGGACTCTACTGGCTGGGGTGCCTGCTTCTTCTCAAGCTCCTGCCTTGTGGCGGATATGACAACATCCTCAAGTCTTTCCTCCTGGGCAAAGGTGGCAGTGCTCAGCACTGCAAGCAGTAAAAGTTTTCTCTTCATGTTCCTACCTCCTCACCATACCATGACCTTTGTCCTTGTATCCGCAAGCTCTGGAAAGATTACCTGAGGGTTTGCCCATTCAATACCCTCTCTAAGGCTTTTTACCCCCAGTTTTCCACCCCAGTAAGGGCACACATAGACCCTTCCACCCAACCGGACAATCTCAGAAAGCGTTTTTTCGTAAGGGACCTTACCTTTGTATTCCCTCTGGGCAAGCCTTACCGATGGACCCTCAAGCACTATGAAAACCTCATGACCTGAGCTGAGCAAGGACTTCGCCATGGTAAAGGCTGTCTCCGTCCTGTGATGGTTTTCCTCTGAAACAAACATTAAAACCTTCAGCCT
This window of the Aquificaceae bacterium genome carries:
- a CDS encoding TonB-dependent receptor, which gives rise to MKRKLLLLAVLSTATFAQEERLEDVVISATRQELEKKQAPQPVESLKREDLHRFSVRENLRDLFLFDSSLFTLRSRGRSFLSIRGFDADKVLVLIDGRRLTGEVDRDFEIDRITLDRVERVEIVKGPASVLYGTDALGGVINIITREPLKPEFSFSTKYGMYSSGGNPEEKNLSFYAYTGRFGNFNLGVFGRLTQAEPYRLPNRTTLADDRDLKSFGISAFYYLDKSAKSKLRFDYDYLTHRDITTTFHTTHYRRSINDNKRQNLSLGLDLNRRDWRLFLRGYASIYDKDFEQRREDNNRLLQFDIADRRTYVIEGYLSKDLFERHRFTVGGEGRRESFETTRIRSGSFKGTVTREGITQAKYKVDIDYYALYVQDEWFISDRLFLVAGLRYDDSDKFESDLSPRVGLTYSLLPDLRLKANYAHGFKSPTPRDLFIYFSQPGYVVVGNPNLKSEKTDGVDLGLEKDFGRQATLKVNLFYTRAKDLIETCLVNTPGCPPLTLNVPSPPPNAQVFTYRNVGKAEFKGVELSGFFAPLNWLGGRLSYTYLEARDEEEDKRLLQRPRHRLVGEVSVRPLEKTRISLAVEHTSDLLWTPTQEKDFTLLHLSASQKLWKGLELYGGVDNLGNKKDRDLPILGSFYYAGLRGTF
- a CDS encoding DsrE family protein encodes the protein MSKYLFFMLFYILVSFSHETGLPEGLPRLKVLMFVSEENHHRTETAFTMAKSLLSSGHEVFIVLEGPSVRLAQREYKGKVPYEKTLSEIVRLGGRVYVCPYWGGKLGVKSLREGIEWANPQVIFPELADTRTKVMVW